The Raphanus sativus cultivar WK10039 chromosome 2, ASM80110v3, whole genome shotgun sequence genome includes a region encoding these proteins:
- the LOC130508759 gene encoding beta-amyrin synthase 1-like isoform X1 has product MPYNLTTIEKAVQLIENTKEADGSWYGSWGGCYTYSSWFALGSLAVTGKRMKTVWLCTQIDFFLEKQNSNRGIHRIRRRKVKPGANSLGIDRPRETHCLLHSVVTTLT; this is encoded by the exons ATGCCGTATAATCTCA CCACCATTGAAAAGGCGGTGCAGCTCATAGAAAACACTAAAGAGGCAGATGGTTCATG GTATGGAAGTTGGGGAGGTTGCTACACATATTCATCATGGTTTGCTCTTGGAAGCTTGGCAGTAACTGGCAAACGTATGAAAACTGTTTGGCTATGCACACAGATTGACTTCTTTCTCGAGAAGCAAAACAGCAATAGAG GGATACATAGAATTAGAAGGAGGAAGGTCAAACCTGGTGCAAACAGCTTAGGCATTGATAG GCCGAGAGAAACTCATTGCCTCCTTCACAGCGTAGTCACTACCCTCACTTAG
- the LOC130508759 gene encoding beta-amyrin synthase 1-like isoform X2, with protein sequence MPYNLTTIEKAVQLIENTKEADGSWYGSWGGCYTYSSWFALGSLAVTGKRMKTVWLCTQIDFFLEKQNSNRGIHRIRRRKVKPGANSLGIDRK encoded by the exons ATGCCGTATAATCTCA CCACCATTGAAAAGGCGGTGCAGCTCATAGAAAACACTAAAGAGGCAGATGGTTCATG GTATGGAAGTTGGGGAGGTTGCTACACATATTCATCATGGTTTGCTCTTGGAAGCTTGGCAGTAACTGGCAAACGTATGAAAACTGTTTGGCTATGCACACAGATTGACTTCTTTCTCGAGAAGCAAAACAGCAATAGAG GGATACATAGAATTAGAAGGAGGAAGGTCAAACCTGGTGCAAACAGCTTAGGCATTGATAG GAAATGA
- the LOC108853947 gene encoding BTB/POZ domain-containing protein NPY1-like, which produces MKFMKLGSKPDTFQCDGNFHKYAVSDLDSDVTVNVGEFTFYLHKFPLLSKSNRMQRLVSQASEEKTDEITIPDIPGGHKAFEICAKFSYGITVTLNPNNITSVRCAAEYLEMTEDVDRSNLIYKIEVFLNSGIFRSWKDSIIMLRTTKSLLPWSEDLKLVGRCIDSISAKIMVNPEMFTWSYTNNRKLSGADKIVEYHQENVIPKDWWVEDVCELEIDLFKQVMTAVKCNGRMNNEVVGEALRYYVARWLPESMESSLNKHLVETIVFLLPRVNRAMSYSTCSFLLKLLKVSNLVGADEVVKEDLVENVSLKLHEASVKDLLLHEAELVCRIVDKFMADEKRASEDDRYKEFVLGNGSLMRVGRLIDAYLASNRDLTLSRFIELSELIPESARPIHDGLYKAIDSFLKEHPELTKLEKKRLCGLMNVRKLTSEASTHAAQNERLPLRVVVQVLYFEQLRANHHSPVGSVAASSQSPLVKNTEERTVVVVEEGAKKVELSKKSRGSKSTRSGGGGPKLMPSRSRRIFEKIWPGKGESANKSFEVLSSGSSQSPPAKSSSSSSRRCRRHSVS; this is translated from the exons ATGAAATTCATGAAACTAGGGTCTAAGCCTGATACATTTCAATGTGATGGCAACTTCCACAa GTACGCAGTTTCGGATCTAGACAGCGATGTTACCGTCAATGTCGGAGAGTTTACATTTTACCTCCACAAG TTCCCGCTGCTATCAAAGAGCAACCGGATGCAGAGACTTGTTTCTCAAGCGAGTGAGGAAAAGACCGATGAGATCACTATACCAGACATCCCTGGAGGACATAAAGCGTTTGAGATCTGTGCTAAGTTTTCCTACGGGATAACTGTCACGCTCAACCCTAACAACATAACCTCTGTGCGATGTGCAGCTGAGTATCTTGAAATGACTGAAGACGTTGACCGCAGTAACCTCATATACAAGATAGAGGTTTTCCTCAACTCAGGCATATTCAGAAGCTGGAAAGACTCGATCATTATGCTTCGGACAACCAAGTCTCTTCTTCCATGGTCTGAAGATCTGAAGCTTGTTGGTAGATGCATAGATTCTATTTCAGCTAAGATCATGGTGAACCCTGAGATGTTTACTTGGTCTTACACAAACAACAGGAAGTTATCTGGAGCTGACAAGATTGTCGAGTATCATCAGGAGAATGTGATTCCGAAAGATTGGTGGGTTGAAGATGTATGTGAACTCGAGATTGATCTGTTCAAGCAGGTAATGACAGCTGTGAAATGTAATGGAAGGATGAACAATGAGGTAGTTGGGGAAGCTCTTAGGTACTATGTTGCAAGGTGGCTACCTGAATCTATGGAGTCTTCTTTGAACAAACATCTGGTTGAGACGATTGTTTTCTTGCTGCCGAGGGTGAACAGAGCGATGAGCTACTCTACTTGCAGCTTCTTGCTGAAACTGCTTAAAGTCTCGAACTTGGTTGGTGCTGATGAGGTTGTAAAAGAAGATTTGGTAGAAAACGTGAGCCTCAAGCTACACGAGGCCTCTGTTAAAGATCTGTTATTACATGAAGCTGAGTTGGTTTGTCGGATTGTCGATAAGTTCATGGCGGATGAGAAACGTGCCTCGGAAGATGATCGTTACAAGGAGTTTGTTTTAGGAAACGGGAGTTTGATGAGAGTAGGGAGATTGATAGACGCGTATCTCGCAAGTAACCGTGATCTTACACTGTCTAGGTTTATTGAGTTGTCTGAACTGATCCCGGAATCGGCTAGACCAATTCACGATGGTCTTTACAAAGCCATTGACAGTTTCTTAAAG GAACATCCGGAGCTAACGAAACTTGAGAAGAAGAGACTTTGCGGGTTAATGAATGTGAGGAAGCTGACGAGCGAGGCATCGACACATGCGGCACAGAACGAGAGGCTTCCGTTACGAGTGGTGGTGCAAGTTCTCTACTTCGAGCAGCTTCGAGCTAATCACCACAGCCCTGTTGGTTCTGTTGCAGCTTCCTCGCAGTCGCCGCTGGTGAAGAATACGGAGGAGAGAACAGTCGTTGTCGTCGAAGAAGGGGCGAAGAAGGTGGAGCTGAGCAAGAAAAGCAGAGGAAGTAAGAGCACGAGGAGTGGTGGTGGAGGACCCAAGCTGATGCCGTCGAGGTCAAGGAGGATCTTTGAGAAGATATGGCCGGGGAAAGGTGAGAGTGCTAACAAGAGCTTTGAGGTATTATCGTCTGGTAGCTCGCAGAGTCCGCCGGCGAAGTCTTCGAGCTCGTCGTCGCGGCGGTGCCGGAGACATTCAGTATCATAA
- the LOC108839995 gene encoding MLO-like protein 1 — protein sequence MGGHGEGVSLEFTPTWVVAGVCTIIVAISLAVERLLHHFGTVLKRKKQKPLFEALQKVKEELMLLGFISLFLTVTQGIVSKICVKEDVLMHMLPCSKQEAVLSKHKNVTTATEHFQSFFPIVGTTRRLLAEHAAAEAGYCGLKDKTPLLSIEALHHLHIFIFVLAISHVTFCALTVVFGSTRIHQWKKWEDALADESYDPEAALQKKRVTHVHQHAFIKEHFLGIGKDSVFLGWTQSFFKQFYGSVTKADYVTLRLGFIMTHCKGNPKLNFHKYMMRALEDDFKHVVGISWYLWIFVVIFLLLNVNGWHTYFWIAFIPFILLLAVGTKLEHVISQLAHEVAEKHVAIEGELVVKPSDEHFWFSKPEFVLFLIHFILFQNAFEIAFFFWIWVTYGFDSCIMGQVRYIVPRLVIGVFIQVLCSSSTLPLYAIVSQMGSNYKKAIFEENVQVGLVGWAQKVKNKRANNGNEGSSKAGTSPSPPGAPSAGAGFAGIQLNRLTRNNAGETTQNEITPAHDNH from the exons ATGGGTGGTCATGGAGAAGGAGTGTCTCTTGAATTCACTCCGACGTGGGTCGTCGCCGGAGTTTGTACCATCATCGTCGCGATTTCTCTCGCCGTGGAGCGTTTGCTTCACCATTTCGGCACTGTTCtcaagaggaagaagcagaaaCCACTCTTCGAAGCTCTTCAAAAGGTTAAAGaag agtTGATGTTGTTAGGGTTCATATCCTTGTTCCTGACGGTAACACAAGGAATAGTCTCCAAGATCTGTGTGAAAGAGGATGTGCTAATGCATATGCTTCCATGTTCAAAACAAGAAGCCGTGCTAAGTAAACATAAAAACGTGACGACAGCAACAGAGCATTTTCAGTCGTTTTTCCCTATTGTTGGGACCACTAGGCGTCTACTAGCCGAACACGCTGCTGCTGAAGCTGGTTACTGTGGCCTAAAg gATAAAACACCGTTGCTTTCGATTGAGGCGTTGCACCATCTACATATCTTCATCTTCGTACTTGCCATTTCTCATGTGACATTCTGTGCTCTTACTGTGGTTTTTGGAAGCACTAGG ATCCACCAATGGAAGAAGTGGGAAGATGCTCTTGCAGACGAGAGTTATGACCCTGAAGCAG CACTTCAGAAGAAAAGAGTCACTCATGTGCACCAACATGCTTTTATTAAAGAGCATTTTCTCGGCATTGGTAAAGATTCAGTCTTCCTCGGATGGACG CAATCATTCTTCAAGCAATTCTATGGATCAGTGACAAAAGCAGATTACGTGACTCTGCGCCTTGGTTTCATTATG ACGCATTGTAAAGGAAACCCCAAGCTTAACTTTCACAAGTACATGATGAGAGCTCTTGAGGATGATTTCAAACATGTTGTTGGTATTAGTTGGTATCTTTGGATCTTCGTCGTCATCTTCTTGCTTCTTAATGTTAATG GATGGCACACATATTTCTGGATAGCATTCATTCCCTTCATT CTGCTTCTTGCGGTGGGAACAAAGTTGGAGCATGTGATATCACAGTTAGCTCACGAAGTTGCAGAGAAACATGTAGCAATTGAAGGAGAGTTAGTGGTGAAACCATCAGATGAGCATTTCTGGTTCAGCAAACCTGAGTTTGTTCTCTTCTTGATTCATTTCATCCTCTTCCAGAATGCTTTTGAGATTGCCTTCTTCTTTTGGATTTGG GTTACCTATGGCTTTGATTCATGCATTATGGGACAAGTGAGATACATTGTTCCAAGATTGGTGATTGG TGTCTTCATTCAAGTGCTTTGCAGTTCTAGTACACTGCCTCTTTACGCCATTGTCTCACAG ATGGGAAGTAACTACAAGAAAGCGATATTTGAGGAGAATGTGCAGGTTGGTCTTGTTGGCTGGGCACAGAaagtgaagaacaagagagCTAATAATGGGAACGAAGGTAGCTCTAAGGCTGGTACAAGTCCTAGTCCTCCTGGTGCTCCTAGTGCTGGTGCAGGTTTTGCAGGAATTCAGCTCAACAGATTAACAAGAAACAACGCAGGGGAGACGACACAAAATGAGATTACACCTGCTCATGACAACCATTGA